The following proteins are co-located in the Bordetella bronchialis genome:
- a CDS encoding RidA family protein, producing MTDIVRKDSNERLSRIVIHGDTVYVAGVTSSAEGGIVAQTRDVLAKIDGYLARADTDKTRLLSVQIWLKDIERDFAGMNQVWAEWAPADALPTRATCEARLASPDLLVEIIVTAARRPG from the coding sequence ATGACCGATATCGTGCGCAAGGATTCCAACGAGCGCCTGAGCCGCATCGTGATACACGGCGACACCGTGTACGTGGCGGGCGTGACCTCTTCCGCCGAGGGCGGCATCGTCGCGCAGACGCGCGACGTGCTGGCCAAGATCGACGGCTATCTGGCGCGGGCCGATACGGATAAGACGCGCCTGCTGTCGGTACAGATCTGGCTGAAGGACATCGAGCGCGATTTCGCCGGCATGAACCAGGTATGGGCCGAATGGGCGCCGGCCGATGCGCTGCCGACGCGGGCGACGTGCGAGGCCAGGCTGGCCTCGCCCGATCTGCTGGTGGAGATCATCGTGACGGCCGCCAGGCGCCCGGGCTGA
- a CDS encoding Bug family tripartite tricarboxylate transporter substrate binding protein: MQTTHIFTKRLGLLALCGAMGAIPLAAAAQQGWPDRAIRIIVPFPPGNSSDVSMRLVAEQLGGSLHQSVVVENRTGAGGSIGTAYAAKAPADGYTLAMGSTGPMSIGQWLHPGTLGYDPAKDFVPVGAVAWAPQVLVVRKSFPASTFPEMLAYAKQPGVHLKYGSSGIGTTPHLVISAMLKQAGIEAAHIPYRGGVQTATDLVGGQIDFISDNVPVVAGLLAKDVVKPLGVSSNTRIPSLPDVPTLQEQGLKDFNLQGWIILMAPAGTPQPIVDRLRAEMRKIVAKPEVRDRINGLGLLPMDMGTAQLGGFLANESTKWKQLVKQSGAAEN, from the coding sequence ATGCAGACTACGCACATATTCACGAAGCGACTGGGTTTGCTCGCGCTATGTGGCGCCATGGGCGCCATCCCGTTGGCGGCCGCCGCCCAGCAAGGATGGCCCGATCGTGCCATCCGCATTATCGTGCCCTTCCCGCCCGGCAATTCCTCCGATGTATCGATGCGCCTGGTCGCCGAGCAGCTTGGCGGCAGCCTGCACCAGAGCGTCGTGGTGGAAAACCGCACCGGCGCGGGCGGCTCGATCGGCACGGCCTACGCCGCCAAGGCGCCGGCGGACGGCTACACCCTGGCAATGGGATCGACGGGCCCGATGTCCATCGGGCAGTGGCTGCATCCCGGTACGCTGGGCTATGACCCCGCCAAGGACTTCGTGCCGGTCGGCGCGGTGGCGTGGGCGCCGCAGGTGCTGGTGGTGCGCAAATCCTTTCCCGCCTCGACTTTCCCGGAGATGCTGGCGTACGCGAAACAGCCCGGCGTGCACCTGAAATACGGCTCGTCCGGCATAGGCACGACGCCGCATCTGGTCATTTCGGCAATGCTGAAACAGGCGGGCATCGAAGCCGCGCATATTCCCTATCGCGGCGGCGTACAGACCGCCACCGATCTGGTGGGCGGACAGATCGATTTCATCTCGGACAACGTACCGGTGGTGGCAGGGCTGTTGGCCAAGGACGTCGTGAAGCCGCTGGGCGTCAGCTCGAACACGCGCATCCCTTCCCTGCCCGATGTTCCTACCCTGCAGGAACAGGGATTGAAGGACTTCAACCTGCAGGGCTGGATCATCCTGATGGCGCCCGCAGGTACGCCGCAGCCCATCGTCGACCGGCTGCGCGCGGAAATGCGGAAAATCGTCGCGAAGCCCGAAGTTCGGGACAGGATCAATGGCCTGGGGCTGCTGCCCATGGATATGGGCACGGCGCAACTGGGCGGTTTCCTGGCCAATGAATCGACCAAGTGGAAGCAGCTCGTCAAACAGTCCGGCGCCGCGGAGAACTGA